A window of the Terriglobia bacterium genome harbors these coding sequences:
- the glp gene encoding gephyrin-like molybdotransferase Glp has protein sequence MDDQNRRITDDVRMRGFARRQSVETAIAWLDAQLQPLDPEPVPLRTAARRVLAESITSNVDVPGFDRASMDGYALAAESTEGATPYNRLPLTIIGESLPGRPFPHLIGAGQAVQIMTGAPMPQGGDAVLPAEWVDSTEATTDIVFAVAAVSPGKHVGRRGEDVTRGTALFAAGRLLRPQDLGVLSSIGVEQVHVYRRPRVRLVVTGNELLPAGSRPDGYCIADANGPMLAALVERDGGLVDFPSLVPDEHDAILSSLYADADVVIVSGGSSVGVEDLAPMLLASHGELAVHGIAMRPSSPTGFGRLEHRLVFLLPGNPVSCLCAYDFFAGRAIRALGGLSKAWPYHSISAKLTRKISSPIGRLDYARVRLVDGDVEPIAVGGASILSSTTRADGFVIVPADSEGFAPGSEVEVWLYA, from the coding sequence ATGGACGATCAGAACCGGCGAATCACAGACGACGTTCGTATGCGCGGCTTCGCGCGGCGGCAGTCCGTCGAGACCGCGATCGCATGGCTCGATGCGCAACTGCAGCCCCTCGATCCAGAGCCTGTGCCACTACGAACGGCGGCCCGCCGCGTGTTAGCCGAATCCATCACCAGCAACGTGGATGTACCCGGCTTCGATCGCGCATCGATGGATGGATATGCGCTTGCCGCCGAGAGTACGGAAGGCGCGACACCCTATAACCGCCTGCCTTTGACGATAATCGGCGAGTCGCTTCCTGGCCGTCCTTTCCCCCATCTCATTGGCGCCGGTCAGGCCGTACAAATCATGACCGGGGCGCCGATGCCGCAGGGCGGTGACGCCGTTCTTCCGGCCGAATGGGTCGACAGCACGGAAGCGACGACAGATATCGTCTTCGCAGTCGCGGCAGTCTCTCCTGGTAAACATGTCGGACGCCGGGGAGAGGACGTCACCCGGGGAACAGCACTCTTTGCAGCTGGACGACTGTTGCGGCCGCAAGACCTCGGAGTGCTGAGTTCCATCGGGGTTGAACAAGTGCATGTCTATCGCCGGCCGCGCGTCCGCCTGGTGGTTACCGGTAATGAACTGCTTCCGGCCGGTTCCCGGCCGGATGGGTATTGCATCGCGGATGCCAATGGACCAATGCTCGCGGCCCTGGTTGAACGCGACGGAGGTCTGGTCGATTTCCCCTCCCTGGTTCCGGATGAACACGACGCCATCCTGAGCAGCCTATATGCGGATGCGGATGTCGTGATCGTCTCCGGTGGATCGAGTGTCGGAGTGGAAGACCTTGCGCCGATGCTTCTCGCCAGCCACGGCGAACTCGCCGTTCATGGAATTGCCATGCGTCCCAGCAGCCCGACCGGCTTCGGCCGGCTCGAACATCGACTGGTTTTTCTGCTGCCCGGCAACCCGGTATCGTGCCTTTGCGCGTACGATTTTTTCGCCGGCCGCGCCATTCGCGCGCTGGGAGGCCTGTCGAAGGCGTGGCCTTACCATTCGATCAGCGCGAAGCTGACCCGCAAGATCAGTTCGCCGATCGGCCGCCTTGATTACGCGCGCGTGCGGCTGGTTGACGGCGATGTCGAACCGATTGCCGTCGGTGGCGCATCTATACTCTCTTCAACCACTCGCGCCGACGGTTTCGTCATTGTCCCGGCGGACAGCGAAGGTTTCGCGCCGGGCAGTGAAGTTGAGGTCTGGCTCTATGCGTGA